A window of the Comamonas sp. Y33R10-2 genome harbors these coding sequences:
- a CDS encoding acetoacetate--CoA ligase: MSCAPQHPAPYVPQMRLYQNWLRETLGLSFADYDALWRWSTTDLDAFWQSIWDYFELQSPTPHSAVLAKNVLPGAQWFPGAQVNYVQQVMRHVQPAHEAGMPAIISRNEQGLHRELSWPQLRSQVAALALHLRAQGVAKGDRVAAYLPNIPEAIVAFLACASLGAVWSICAPDMGTNAVLDRFKQIEPKVLIAVDGVHYAGKAIDRQDVLQELRAGLPSVGHVVLVSNFNTSKTIANTADYIKTTSRNDAETAAFEPEWLAFDHPLWIVYSSGTTGLPKPIVHGHGGMVLVALQLKALHNDIGCSYEPNSWGERYHWYSSTGWVMWNAQVSGLLGGTTCVIFDGSPGGSKEKPDWSVLWRFAAATGVTSFGSGAAFYANCMKSGVDLAACGDLSRIRSLGSTGSPLSAEVQQWGTEQFAKLGTPDIWWNNLSGGTDFAGAFIGGNRDLPLVPGVMQCRQLGAAVEAWNEQGQLVMDEVGELVCSQPIPSMPLFLWGDADGKRYLSSYFEMYPAGHGRQPGGGDGAPDMGPVWRHGDWIKLLSEGGCIIYGRSDATINRHGLRMGTSEIYSAVEALPEVLDSMVVDLEYLGKDSYMPLFVALRPGLTLDDALRGRINTAIRQALSPRFVPDDIFAVAEVPRTLSGKKQELPIKKLLLGQPLAKVVNKDAMANPGCLDWYEAFAKQHLAKANAKAKATA; the protein is encoded by the coding sequence ATGTCCTGCGCACCTCAACACCCTGCCCCCTATGTGCCGCAAATGCGGCTGTACCAGAACTGGCTGCGTGAAACGCTCGGCCTGAGCTTTGCCGACTATGACGCGCTATGGCGCTGGTCCACCACCGATCTAGACGCTTTCTGGCAAAGCATCTGGGATTACTTTGAGCTGCAGTCACCCACGCCGCACAGCGCCGTGCTGGCCAAGAACGTTTTGCCCGGCGCGCAGTGGTTCCCTGGCGCGCAGGTCAATTACGTGCAGCAGGTGATGCGCCATGTACAACCCGCCCATGAGGCAGGCATGCCCGCCATCATCAGCCGCAACGAGCAAGGCCTGCACCGCGAGCTAAGCTGGCCCCAGCTGCGCAGCCAAGTCGCCGCACTGGCTCTGCACTTGCGCGCACAAGGCGTGGCCAAGGGCGACCGTGTGGCAGCCTATCTGCCCAATATTCCAGAAGCCATCGTCGCCTTTTTAGCCTGCGCCAGCCTAGGCGCAGTGTGGAGTATTTGCGCCCCTGACATGGGCACAAATGCGGTGCTGGACCGCTTCAAGCAAATTGAGCCCAAGGTATTGATTGCCGTAGATGGCGTGCACTACGCAGGCAAGGCCATAGACCGCCAAGATGTGCTGCAAGAGCTGCGCGCTGGCCTGCCCAGCGTGGGGCATGTGGTGTTGGTGAGCAATTTCAACACTTCAAAAACAATAGCAAACACTGCAGATTACATAAAGACCACAAGCCGAAATGATGCAGAAACTGCAGCCTTCGAGCCCGAATGGCTGGCGTTTGACCACCCCCTGTGGATTGTTTACTCCAGCGGCACCACCGGCCTGCCCAAGCCCATTGTTCACGGCCACGGCGGCATGGTGCTGGTGGCCTTGCAACTCAAGGCTTTGCACAACGACATTGGCTGCAGCTACGAACCCAATAGCTGGGGCGAGCGCTACCACTGGTACAGCTCCACGGGCTGGGTGATGTGGAATGCTCAGGTCAGCGGCCTGCTGGGCGGCACCACCTGCGTAATTTTTGACGGCAGCCCCGGCGGCAGCAAGGAAAAGCCCGATTGGAGCGTGCTGTGGCGCTTTGCCGCCGCGACGGGAGTGACCAGTTTTGGCTCAGGCGCAGCTTTTTATGCCAATTGCATGAAGTCAGGCGTTGATCTGGCGGCCTGCGGTGATCTTTCTCGCATACGCAGTTTGGGCAGCACAGGCTCGCCGCTGTCGGCCGAGGTGCAGCAATGGGGGACGGAGCAATTTGCCAAGCTGGGCACGCCCGATATCTGGTGGAACAACCTGTCTGGCGGCACCGACTTTGCCGGCGCCTTCATCGGCGGCAACCGCGATCTGCCGCTAGTGCCCGGCGTCATGCAGTGCCGCCAGCTGGGCGCGGCTGTCGAGGCCTGGAACGAGCAAGGCCAGCTTGTGATGGACGAGGTGGGCGAGTTAGTCTGCAGCCAACCCATTCCCTCCATGCCGCTGTTTTTGTGGGGTGATGCGGACGGCAAACGCTATCTGAGCAGCTATTTCGAGATGTATCCCGCAGGTCATGGTCGCCAACCCGGTGGCGGTGACGGTGCGCCCGACATGGGGCCGGTCTGGCGTCATGGCGACTGGATCAAACTACTGAGCGAAGGCGGCTGCATCATCTATGGCCGCAGCGACGCCACCATCAACCGCCACGGCCTGCGCATGGGCACCAGCGAGATTTACAGCGCTGTAGAAGCCCTGCCCGAGGTGCTGGACAGCATGGTGGTGGACCTGGAATATTTGGGCAAAGACAGCTATATGCCGCTTTTTGTGGCGCTGCGCCCCGGCTTGACGCTGGATGACGCCCTGCGCGGGCGCATTAATACGGCCATCCGCCAGGCTCTTTCGCCGCGCTTTGTGCCCGACGATATCTTTGCCGTGGCCGAGGTTCCCCGCACGCTCAGCGGCAAAAAGCAGGAGCTGCCCATCAAAAAGCTGCTGCTGGGCCAGCCGCTGGCCAAGGTGGTCAACAAAGACGCGATGGCCAACCCCGGCTGTCTGGACTGGTACGAGGCCTTTGCAAAACAGCATCTGGCCAAGGCAAACGCAAAAGCAAAAGCAACGGCTTAA
- a CDS encoding radical SAM protein, translating into MSALPTRVLAVIPPMTQLNTPYPSTAYLTGFLRSRGIAAVQEDLALALVLQLLSPTGLRAVADRIKALPAKKHTPAVQSFVEQQERYLATIGPVIAFLQGRDSTLAHRIAGRHYLPEGPRFATLDVYEDEEGGDPLGWAFGALGLTDKAKHLATLYLNDLADVLRDAVDERFEFVRYAESLAGSQPTFEPLANALAAAPNLVDDMLSALTLAAIERHQPTVVLLSVPFPGSVYAAFRIAQTIKAQHPHITTVLGGGYVNTELRELGESRVFDYFDFVTLDAGERPLLALLEHLQGERGKSRLVRTFVRGDDGKVQYVNMMEADIAFAEVGTPTWDGLPLDKYLSLLDMLNPMHRLWSDGRWNKLTVAHGCYWKKCSFCDVSLDYIGRYEGASAEVLADRIQAIVAETGQTGFHFVDEAAPPKALKALSQELIARNAGISWWGNVRFEKTFSPELAELMADSGCIAISGGLEVASDRLLELMKKGVTVDQVARVTKAFADAGILVHAYLMYGFPTQTVQDTVDALEYVRQLFLNGCIQSGFFHRFTCTVHSPVGLNPAEYGIELPPLPPGDFAKNDRPFIDPTGVDHDALGDALKKAIYNFMHGIGLEEDVRMWFPFKVPKTTVKRDRIERALRQS; encoded by the coding sequence ATGTCCGCTTTGCCCACCCGCGTGCTGGCCGTCATCCCGCCGATGACGCAGCTCAACACCCCTTACCCCTCCACCGCCTATCTCACGGGCTTTTTGCGCTCGCGTGGGATTGCCGCTGTGCAAGAAGATCTGGCGCTGGCGCTGGTGCTGCAACTGCTGTCACCCACGGGCCTGCGCGCCGTGGCTGATCGCATCAAGGCCTTGCCTGCCAAAAAGCACACGCCTGCCGTGCAGTCGTTTGTAGAGCAGCAAGAGCGCTACCTCGCCACCATTGGCCCCGTCATCGCCTTTTTGCAGGGGCGCGACAGCACCTTGGCGCACCGCATTGCCGGTCGTCACTACCTGCCTGAAGGCCCGCGTTTTGCCACGCTGGATGTGTATGAGGACGAAGAGGGCGGCGACCCGCTGGGCTGGGCCTTTGGCGCTTTGGGCCTGACGGACAAAGCCAAGCACCTGGCCACGCTATACCTGAACGATCTGGCCGATGTGCTGCGCGATGCGGTGGACGAGCGCTTTGAGTTTGTGCGCTACGCCGAGTCGCTGGCCGGCAGCCAGCCCACGTTTGAGCCACTGGCCAACGCCTTGGCCGCCGCCCCCAATTTGGTGGACGACATGCTGAGCGCGCTGACGCTGGCTGCCATTGAGCGCCACCAGCCCACCGTGGTGCTGCTGTCCGTGCCCTTCCCGGGCTCGGTCTATGCTGCGTTTCGCATTGCGCAAACCATTAAAGCCCAGCACCCGCACATCACCACCGTGCTGGGCGGCGGCTATGTGAACACCGAGCTGCGCGAGCTGGGCGAGTCACGCGTCTTCGACTACTTTGATTTTGTGACGCTAGACGCGGGTGAGCGCCCCTTGCTGGCGCTGTTAGAGCACTTGCAGGGCGAGCGCGGCAAGTCGCGCTTGGTGCGCACCTTTGTGCGCGGCGATGATGGCAAGGTGCAGTACGTCAACATGATGGAGGCAGACATTGCCTTCGCCGAAGTCGGCACCCCCACTTGGGATGGCCTGCCGCTCGATAAATACCTGTCGCTGCTGGACATGCTCAACCCCATGCACCGCCTGTGGAGCGACGGGCGCTGGAACAAGCTCACCGTGGCCCACGGCTGCTACTGGAAGAAGTGCAGCTTTTGCGACGTAAGCCTTGACTACATCGGCCGCTATGAAGGCGCTAGCGCCGAGGTGCTGGCTGATCGCATTCAAGCCATCGTGGCCGAAACCGGCCAGACCGGTTTTCACTTTGTCGATGAAGCCGCGCCGCCCAAGGCACTCAAGGCGCTGTCGCAAGAGCTGATTGCACGCAACGCCGGCATTAGCTGGTGGGGCAATGTGCGGTTTGAGAAAACCTTCTCCCCCGAGCTAGCCGAGCTGATGGCCGATAGCGGCTGCATCGCCATCTCTGGCGGTCTGGAAGTCGCGTCAGACCGCCTGCTGGAGCTGATGAAAAAAGGCGTCACCGTCGATCAAGTGGCGCGCGTCACCAAGGCGTTTGCTGATGCGGGCATTTTGGTCCACGCCTATTTGATGTACGGCTTTCCCACGCAAACCGTGCAAGACACGGTGGACGCGCTGGAGTATGTGCGCCAGTTGTTTCTCAACGGCTGTATTCAAAGCGGCTTTTTCCACCGCTTTACCTGCACCGTGCACTCTCCTGTGGGTCTCAATCCCGCGGAATACGGCATTGAGCTGCCGCCGCTACCGCCCGGTGACTTTGCCAAAAACGACCGCCCGTTTATCGACCCCACGGGAGTCGATCACGATGCCTTGGGCGATGCACTGAAAAAGGCCATCTACAACTTCATGCACGGTATTGGGCTTGAAGAGGATGTGCGCATGTGGTTCCCGTTCAAGGTACCCAAGACAACGGTCAAGCGCGATCGCATTGAGCGCGCCTTGCGCCAGTCGTAG